Within the Thermosynechococcaceae cyanobacterium Okahandja genome, the region GTGAGCATCACCCCCTTCATTACACCAACATAGACATCTGAATGGCCAAAATCTGTGAGTAGCGTTACCAGCGGCAGACTCATCGGCAAAAACGGTTAAGGTGCGGCACAGTTAAGGTTAAGTTAGTATTAAGGTAGGATGGCGAACGCTCAATCAACGCTAAGTTTTACCTTATCTGTGGGATTATTTGCGAGATGTCAGGTTCCAAGTACTCAGCTCATCACGTTGGGGTGCAGCGATGATGGCTCGGCAGTGGTAGGGGTTACGAGTCTGGTTTGAATAAAAACAAAATAAGGTCATGATTTTGGGAGAAGACGATTCAAGGGGGGGCACCATGGACACCCTAGGCCAAGTTGCGTACGAAGCGTTTGAAAAATACTACCGCAAAATAAGTAAGCATGAACCCGGTGTCGTGCGCGATCGCGATCCCGAAGCCATTCATCAAATGCGGGTGGGTCTGCGGCGGCTGCGCACTGCCCTTGAGGTGTTTCAACAAACGGTACGGTTACCAAAGGGGGTATCCATTCAGCGGGTTCGGACAACCGCTGGCAGTCTGAGTTTGGTGCGGGACCTAGATGTGATGATGCTGGCGCTCAAAGAGCAGTACTACCCCCACTTGCCGCGGGGTGAGCAGCAGCAACTGGCCAAACTCATTAAAAAGCTGGATAAGCAGCGGGAAGAGGTTCTGCAAAAAGCGCTGCAACTGCTCCGCAGCGATCGCTACCGTAAACTTCAGCAGGGTCTAGAGGAATGGCTGGCGCAACCCCAGTATCGACCGATTGCCAATGTCCCCATTGCCCTCATTGCCCCCGATATTCTCCTGCCCCTTGTGTCTCAGCTCTTGCTACACCCGGGCTGGCAGGTGGCGGTGGACTGGCACAGCGATCGCCCCACATTTTTGGCCATTAGTGACCCTGCCGCTTTACTGGAGCAATCGGGGGAAGATCTCCATGATCTGCGCAAGCAAACCAAGCGGGTGCGCTACCAAATGGAGCTATTTAGCCGTGTCTATGGGGATGACTTTAGCGAACAAGTTGCTGAGTTTGCCACCCTCCAAGACCTCTTGGGCACCCTACACGATACCGTCGTCCTGCACCAATTTTTCCACCGTCAATTGGGGCTAAATTTGCCGCAGGCATCCCCTTGCCTTGCGGAAATGATTGCCCTTGAGCAAGCGCGGCAGTGGCAACGGTGGCGATCGCACCAACAGGCCTACCTGACCGGCACCAAACGTCACCATGTCCGGGCAGTCCTGCTGATGCCCTGCTTAAACGGGATGGCCGGTGTTTCTGGGATCCCCTTTGAGACACCCCAAACTGCTAATTATAATTAGACCTTACAGCGTTGGCGAGCCGTAGCTCCTGCCGCTACGCCGGACAAATATAATAAGCTAGGGGTGCCCGACGCTCACGCCCAGTGTTCTAAATGCTCTACCGTCCTGTTTGAGTCTGCTGCTGCATGTTTGATGCCCTTGCCGAACGCCTTGAATCCGCTTGGAAAACCCTCCGCGGCCAAGACAAAATTACTGAAACCAACATTCAAGAGGCGTTGCGGGAGGTGCGGCGTGCCCTGCTCGAGGCCGATGTCAACCTGCAAGTGGCCAAAGACTTTATCGAAACTGTCCGCCAGCGGGCGATCGGGGCAGAGGTCATTGCCGGAGTACGCCCAGATCAGCAATTTATCAAAATTGTTTATGATGCCCTCGTCGAGGTGATGGGGGAGTCCCACAGTCCCCTTGCCCACGTTCAACCCCCCCCAACAATCATTCTGATGGCAGGCTTGCAGGGAACCGGCAAAACCACCGCAACAGCCAAACTTGCCCTGCACCTGCGCAAAGAGAACCGCGCCACCCTTTTGGTGGCCACCGATGTCTATCGTCCTGCCGCCATTGATCAGTTAGTGACCCTCGGCAAGCAAATTGATGTGCCCGTCTTTGAACTGGGAACGGAGGCCAATCCTGTCGAGATTGCCCGTCAGGGAGTGGCCCGTGCCAGAGAGTTGGGGGTCGATACCGTGATTATTGATACGGCGGGTCGGCTACAGATTGAT harbors:
- a CDS encoding CHAD domain-containing protein — translated: MDTLGQVAYEAFEKYYRKISKHEPGVVRDRDPEAIHQMRVGLRRLRTALEVFQQTVRLPKGVSIQRVRTTAGSLSLVRDLDVMMLALKEQYYPHLPRGEQQQLAKLIKKLDKQREEVLQKALQLLRSDRYRKLQQGLEEWLAQPQYRPIANVPIALIAPDILLPLVSQLLLHPGWQVAVDWHSDRPTFLAISDPAALLEQSGEDLHDLRKQTKRVRYQMELFSRVYGDDFSEQVAEFATLQDLLGTLHDTVVLHQFFHRQLGLNLPQASPCLAEMIALEQARQWQRWRSHQQAYLTGTKRHHVRAVLLMPCLNGMAGVSGIPFETPQTANYN